From Bradyrhizobium sp. sBnM-33:
GGTGCGACCAGCGGCGCGTTGTCAGCGAGTTCGGAAAAACGCGAGAGCGCCGGATCGTCGTCGACTTCGATCCGATGCATGACTTCAGGGATATCGCCCGCATCGGGCACGCGGTCGGCCAGCGAGGCCTCGTGGATCAGGAGCTTTGCCCCGCAATCGGTGAGCACATAGGCTATCTCGGGCTTTTGCTGGCGGATCGAAAGCAGCACTGTCACCAGCCCGGCATGGGCCGCACCCAGCATCGTCAGCACGAATTCGATTCTGTTGCCGAGCAGTAGCGCGACGCGGTCGCCGCGCTGCAGGCCGAGTTTTTGAAACCCTGCTGCGATTTGCGCGGACTGCTGCGCCACTTCGCGCCATGTCATTCGCGTATCGCCGCAGACCAGCGCCTCGCCGTCCGGGTTGGCCGCAACCGCTTCGGCCACCATCGCCGGAATGCTCTTGGGCCGTTCACAAAAGACTGGGACGATTCGATCGCCAAAGCGCGATTCGAACCGCATCGCCGGAATGGAGTGCTGCGACCAGTCCATGGCGTGGCCCGCTCAGCTCTTCTTCATCTCGTAAACGTGCTCGGGTCCCGGGAAGGCGCGCGAGCGCACGTCGCTGGCGTAGCCCTGGATCGCCGCTTCGATGGCGGGGCCGAGATTGCCATAGCGGCGCACGAATTTCGGCGTCCGCGGCGACAGGCCCAGCATGTCCTCGAGCACCAGCACCTGGCCGTCGCAGGCCGCACTGGCGCCGATGCCAATGGTCGGAATGGCAACGGTTTCCGTGATCTTGCGCGCGAGCGGCTCGGCGACCGCTTCGACCACGACCGAAAACGCACCGGCATCCGAGATCGCCTGGGCGTCTTTCAGGATCGGTTCCCAACTGCCCTCGTCGCGGCCCTGCGCGCGAAACGAACCGAGCGTGTTGATCGACTGCGGCGTCAGTCCGATGTGGCCCATGACCGGCACGCCGCGCTCGGACAGGAACGCGACGGTTTCCGCCATGCGCACGCCGCCTTCGAGCTTCACCGCGCCACAGTGGGTTTCCTTCAATATCCGCGCCGCGGAATGAAACGCCTGCTCCTTCGAGGCCTCATAGGAGCCGAACGGCATGTCTACCACCACGAGGGCATGCTTCGAGCCGCGCATCACCGCATGGCCCTGCAGGATCATCATATCGAG
This genomic window contains:
- the panB gene encoding 3-methyl-2-oxobutanoate hydroxymethyltransferase; this encodes MSVQSAIKRKTAPDIRARKNGEPIVMLTSYHAHTAALVDRYCDVILVGDSLGNVMHGFETTVPVTLDMMILQGHAVMRGSKHALVVVDMPFGSYEASKEQAFHSAARILKETHCGAVKLEGGVRMAETVAFLSERGVPVMGHIGLTPQSINTLGSFRAQGRDEGSWEPILKDAQAISDAGAFSVVVEAVAEPLARKITETVAIPTIGIGASAACDGQVLVLEDMLGLSPRTPKFVRRYGNLGPAIEAAIQGYASDVRSRAFPGPEHVYEMKKS